Proteins from a single region of Hordeum vulgare subsp. vulgare chromosome 6H, MorexV3_pseudomolecules_assembly, whole genome shotgun sequence:
- the LOC123403641 gene encoding transcription factor bHLH94-like encodes MALEAVVFSKGFFGCCAMAAEAGGGGGGGVWGGNGHGHSGGMELDGSNSDCAAAAASISVMIPCTEVPEGSSSLPALPPPGHGGDRGDADGADGAAAAAGAAGRRKRRRARSVKNIEEAESQRMTHIAVERNRRRQMNEYLAVLRSLMPASYVHRGDQASIIGGAINYVKELEQLVQSLEAHRHAHHSDDRPASGDVSPSVAPFADFFTFPQYTMSVRHAPATPAADASADDGGGNAEDDATPGSKQSAVADIEVTIVESHASLRVLSRRRPRQLLRIMAGLQGHRLAVLHLNATSAGHMALYCLSLKVEDDCRLSSVEEIAAAVHRIVETIQREEEGEGEERQRQSCT; translated from the exons ATGGCGTTGGAGGCCGTGGTGTTCTCGAAAGGGTTCTTTGGGTGCTGCGCCATGGCTGCggaagcaggaggaggtggtggtggtggagtttgGGGCGGGAATGGCCACGGGCACAGTGGTGGCATGGAGTTGGACGGAAGCAATTCCGactgcgccgccgccgctgcgAGCATCTCCGTGATGATCCCGTGCACCGAAGTCCCGGAAGGAAGTTCCTCCTTGCCCGCTCTGCCGCCGCCGGGCCACGGTGGTGACCGTGGAGACGCGGACGGTGCCGATggcgcagcggcagcggcaggtgCGGCAGGGAGGAGGAAGCGGCGAAGGGCGAGGagcgtgaagaacattgaggaggcGGAGAGCCAGCGGATGACCCACATCGCCGTCGAGCGCAACCGCCGCAGGCAAATGAACGAGTACCTTGCCGTGCTCCGGTCCCTCATGCCGGCCTCCTATGTGCACAGG GGCGACCAGGCATCCATAATTGGCGGCGCGATCAACTACGTCAAGGAGCTGGAGCAGCTAGTTCAGTCCCTGGAGGCGCACCGGCACGCGCACCACAGCGACGACCGTCCCGCCAGCGGCGACGTCTCCCCCTCCGTGGCGCCCTTCGCGGACTTCTTCACCTTCCCGCAGTACACGATGAGCGTCCGCCACGCCCCGGCCACACCAGCAGCAGACGCCTCTGCGGACGACGGCGGCGGCAATGCCGAAGACGACGCGACGCCGGGCTCGAAGCAGTCGGCCGTGGCGGACATCGAGGTGACCATCGTGGAGAGCCACGCGAGCCTGAGGGTGCTCTCGCGGCGGCGGCCGAGGCAGCTGCTGAGGATCATGGCAGGCCTGCAGGGCCACCGGCTCGCCGTGCTGCACCTCAACGCCACCAGCGCCGGCCACATGGCCCTCTACTGCCTCAGCCTCAAG gtggaAGACGACTGCCGGCTCTCGTCGGTGGAGGAAATCGCGGCGGCGGTCCACCGTATCGTCGAGACGATCCAGcgtgaggaggagggggagggggaggagcggCAGCGGCAGAGCTGTACGTAG